The following proteins are encoded in a genomic region of Hoeflea phototrophica DFL-43:
- the sbmA gene encoding peptide antibiotic transporter SbmA, whose translation MFVSFFPTPKVFFLSAVLWTGIAMAIWFSGFSEWQTGLDILGSYVPAVIEGERPPFLSAEKAWTYIYIVACGLVFVAGWAVRERNKWFAWSVGGTTLIMLSTYFNVQISVFLNDWYGAFYDLIQKALGEPGSVTSGEYFGKLATVAWILIPYIMVLVLLDFFVSHYVFRWRTAMNNYYMEHWPKLRSVEGAAQRVQEDTMRFARIVEGLGVSFVRSIMTLIAFLPLLYTLSQQVTEMPLFGQVDGSLVYVALLSAAFGTVLLAVVGFKLPGLEFNNQKVEAAYRKELVYGEDHVERAAPPHVTELFSAVRRNYYRLYFHYLYFGIARWSYLQASNFVPLVALGPTVVAGAITLGVFTQINNAFNQVEESFKFLANSWTTIIDLISIHKRLIAFEALIHGDPLPEPIAGAANA comes from the coding sequence TTGTTTGTTTCATTCTTTCCCACGCCCAAGGTGTTCTTTCTGTCGGCAGTGCTCTGGACCGGCATTGCCATGGCCATCTGGTTCTCCGGCTTCAGTGAGTGGCAGACCGGCCTTGATATCCTGGGTTCCTATGTTCCCGCGGTGATCGAAGGCGAAAGACCTCCGTTTCTCTCCGCCGAGAAGGCCTGGACCTATATCTATATCGTGGCTTGTGGATTGGTGTTTGTTGCTGGTTGGGCGGTCCGCGAACGCAACAAATGGTTTGCCTGGTCGGTTGGCGGCACCACGTTGATCATGTTGTCGACCTATTTCAACGTGCAGATTTCCGTGTTCCTCAATGACTGGTACGGGGCATTTTACGACCTCATTCAGAAGGCTTTGGGTGAGCCGGGTTCGGTCACGTCGGGGGAGTATTTCGGCAAACTCGCAACCGTAGCCTGGATCCTGATCCCCTACATCATGGTTCTCGTGCTGCTCGATTTCTTCGTGTCCCACTATGTGTTCCGCTGGCGCACGGCGATGAACAACTACTACATGGAGCACTGGCCCAAGCTCCGATCGGTCGAAGGTGCGGCCCAGCGTGTGCAGGAAGACACCATGCGCTTCGCCCGCATCGTCGAGGGCCTCGGCGTTTCTTTTGTCCGCTCGATCATGACTCTGATCGCGTTCCTGCCTCTGCTTTATACACTGTCTCAACAGGTCACCGAAATGCCGCTCTTCGGCCAGGTCGATGGATCCCTGGTCTATGTGGCGCTCTTGTCAGCCGCCTTTGGCACGGTTCTGCTTGCGGTGGTCGGTTTCAAGCTGCCAGGTCTCGAATTCAACAATCAGAAGGTGGAGGCGGCCTACCGCAAGGAGCTGGTCTATGGCGAGGATCATGTCGAGCGCGCAGCCCCACCGCATGTGACCGAACTGTTCTCCGCCGTCCGGCGCAATTACTACCGGCTCTATTTCCACTATCTCTATTTCGGCATCGCCCGCTGGTCCTATCTCCAGGCATCGAACTTCGTGCCATTGGTCGCGCTCGGGCCGACCGTGGTGGCGGGCGCAATCACGCTCGGTGTGTTCACCCAGATCAACAACGCCTTCAACCAGGTCGAGGAAAGCTTCAAGTTCCTTGCCAACTCATGGACCACGATCATCGATCTGATCTCGATCCACAAACGTCTGATCGCCTTCGAGGCATTGATCCATGGCGATCCATTGCCCGAGCCCATCGCAGGCGCCGCCAATGCCTGA
- a CDS encoding polysaccharide deacetylase family protein, which translates to MPLPAPLALRAAPTLLYGSLIAALSLALTSARAASADASQGRDGQAERPDQLVLISFDGAHDNRLWERSLGLGKRTGAKFTYFLSCTFLISKDERKSYRAPGHSAGRSNVGFAPDKADVLSRLGHIWTAHQSGHEIGSHGCGHFDGKDWSRTQWLDEFAQFDAVLAQAWKKNGAEPPAGWADFSTSTIKGFRAPYLSTGKGLFAALEAHGLRYDASTVSRGPVKPDTSQKVARFALPLIAEGPRQRPIIAMDYNLFVRHSGGLENPSKSEEFEERALAAFRAAFEAENSGERRPLQLGFHFVEMNGGAYWRALERFAGEVCGQPEVACVSYQEAIDRMAPSSSKPDS; encoded by the coding sequence ATGCCACTCCCTGCCCCATTGGCCCTACGGGCCGCACCTACCCTTCTCTACGGCAGCCTGATTGCCGCACTTAGCCTGGCCTTAACGTCAGCTCGCGCCGCATCCGCTGACGCGTCACAGGGACGAGACGGCCAGGCCGAGCGGCCTGATCAACTGGTGCTGATTTCCTTCGATGGCGCGCATGACAACCGGCTCTGGGAGCGCAGCCTCGGGCTTGGGAAACGCACCGGCGCAAAATTCACGTATTTTCTCTCCTGCACATTTCTGATCAGCAAGGACGAGCGCAAGAGCTACAGGGCGCCGGGGCATTCCGCTGGGCGCTCCAATGTCGGCTTCGCGCCGGACAAGGCCGATGTGCTTTCGCGGCTCGGCCATATCTGGACCGCACACCAGTCCGGCCACGAGATCGGAAGCCATGGCTGCGGCCATTTCGATGGCAAGGACTGGAGCAGGACACAATGGCTCGACGAGTTCGCTCAGTTTGACGCGGTTCTGGCGCAGGCCTGGAAAAAAAACGGTGCTGAGCCGCCGGCCGGCTGGGCCGATTTTTCGACCTCGACCATCAAGGGGTTTCGCGCGCCCTATCTTTCGACCGGCAAAGGACTGTTTGCGGCGCTTGAAGCCCATGGACTGCGCTATGACGCCAGCACAGTCTCGCGCGGACCAGTGAAGCCCGACACAAGCCAGAAGGTGGCGCGATTCGCACTGCCGCTTATTGCAGAGGGGCCGAGGCAGCGCCCGATTATCGCGATGGATTACAATCTGTTCGTGCGGCATTCAGGTGGGCTGGAAAACCCATCCAAATCAGAGGAATTCGAAGAGCGCGCACTGGCCGCCTTCCGGGCCGCGTTCGAAGCGGAAAATTCCGGCGAGCGCCGGCCGTTGCAGCTCGGGTTTCATTTCGTCGAAATGAACGGCGGCGCCTATTGGCGTGCGCTCGAACGCTTCGCCGGAGAGGTCTGCGGGCAACCCGAAGTCGCCTGTGTGAGCTATCAGGAGGCCATCGATCGCATGGCCCCCTCTTCATCAAAACCTGACAGCTGA
- a CDS encoding TraR/DksA family transcriptional regulator: protein MEPDLETARKRLAEKKRELEAMSEMSEEARAPVTLDQQSVGRLSRMDAMQQQQMAQAQERARKRDLVRIEMAERRLADGEYGFCAECGEPIAGKRLEIDPMAEKCVRCAS, encoded by the coding sequence ATGGAACCGGACCTTGAGACTGCACGCAAGCGGCTTGCCGAGAAGAAACGAGAGCTCGAAGCCATGTCGGAGATGAGCGAGGAGGCGCGCGCGCCGGTGACGCTTGACCAGCAATCGGTCGGCAGGCTTTCGCGCATGGACGCGATGCAGCAGCAGCAAATGGCGCAGGCACAGGAGCGCGCCCGCAAGCGCGACCTGGTTCGGATCGAGATGGCCGAACGCCGGCTGGCCGATGGTGAGTATGGGTTTTGCGCCGAATGCGGCGAGCCCATTGCCGGTAAACGGCTGGAGATCGACCCTATGGCTGAAAAATGCGTTCGCTGCGCATCCTGA
- a CDS encoding NnrU family protein: MIWLIVGLVLFLGVHSVRIVAPEFRQSQIEARGLNAWKGMYTAVSLLGFLVLVWGYGQARLDPVVFWVAPAWVSHVVLLAMLFAMIFLVASQVPAGKIKAAVKHPMLLAVKIWALVHLLANGDLASLFLFGGFLAWAVVDRISEKKRLQAGLTSNPVAGPIKWDLVSVVGGLALYVAFVIWLHRWFFGVSPIIGM; this comes from the coding sequence ATGATCTGGCTGATTGTCGGGCTTGTGCTGTTTTTGGGAGTTCATTCGGTCCGCATCGTTGCGCCCGAGTTCCGCCAGTCGCAGATTGAGGCGCGCGGGCTCAATGCCTGGAAAGGCATGTATACCGCTGTGTCGCTTCTTGGGTTCCTGGTCCTGGTCTGGGGCTATGGTCAGGCGCGCCTGGATCCGGTTGTCTTTTGGGTTGCACCGGCATGGGTGAGCCACGTGGTCCTCCTGGCGATGCTCTTCGCCATGATTTTTCTGGTGGCGTCCCAGGTGCCCGCAGGCAAGATCAAGGCGGCAGTGAAGCATCCCATGCTGCTGGCCGTGAAGATCTGGGCGCTGGTTCATCTGCTGGCCAATGGCGATCTGGCATCGTTGTTCTTGTTCGGTGGCTTTCTGGCCTGGGCCGTTGTGGACCGGATTTCGGAGAAGAAGCGCCTTCAGGCCGGTCTGACAAGCAATCCCGTCGCCGGCCCGATCAAATGGGATCTGGTTTCGGTTGTTGGCGGACTGGCGCTCTATGTCGCATTCGTGATCTGGCTGCACCGTTGGTTCTTTGGCGTGTCTCCGATCATCGGAATGTGA
- a CDS encoding tetratricopeptide repeat protein, translating into MSDDNSTFVREVNDDLRSDYFKALWARFRFVIIGAAIAIVAVTAGLRGWEYWQESTAAKSGDAFLAALELARDGNTDAALAGFQELEATGHGSYPVLARMRAATVLADQGDSAAAISAFSSIGKDASQPTAIRDAARMRAAYLLVDHGSYDDVSAEVEVLAVPGNAARHAAREALGLAAFKAGDLAKASEWFNEVINDNQTPRGVANRARVILDLIAARGGAS; encoded by the coding sequence ATGAGCGACGACAATTCAACCTTTGTGCGCGAGGTCAATGACGACCTTCGTTCGGATTACTTCAAGGCGCTGTGGGCGCGGTTCCGCTTTGTCATTATCGGCGCGGCCATCGCGATCGTGGCCGTCACCGCCGGTCTGCGTGGCTGGGAATACTGGCAGGAAAGCACCGCTGCGAAATCCGGCGACGCATTCCTAGCAGCGCTCGAACTGGCCCGCGACGGCAACACCGATGCAGCCCTCGCCGGTTTCCAGGAACTGGAAGCGACCGGGCATGGTTCCTATCCGGTTCTGGCGCGCATGCGCGCAGCCACAGTTCTGGCGGATCAGGGCGATTCGGCAGCTGCCATTTCCGCCTTCTCCTCCATCGGCAAGGACGCGTCGCAGCCAACCGCCATTCGCGATGCAGCGCGGATGCGCGCAGCCTACCTTTTGGTCGATCACGGCAGCTATGATGATGTCTCGGCTGAGGTCGAGGTGCTCGCTGTTCCCGGCAATGCCGCCCGCCACGCAGCTCGTGAGGCACTGGGCCTGGCTGCCTTCAAGGCAGGCGATCTTGCCAAGGCGTCTGAATGGTTCAATGAAGTTATAAATGACAATCAGACGCCACGCGGCGTTGCAAATCGCGCACGTGTGATCCTCGATCTGATTGCCGCCCGCGGCGGTGCGTCCTGA
- the der gene encoding ribosome biogenesis GTPase Der, with amino-acid sequence MSLTLAIVGRPNVGKSTLFNRLAGRKLALVDDTPGVTRDRRPGDARLVDLRFTMIDTAGLEVSGPDTLEGRMRAQTEAAIDEADGAMFLIDAKAGLTPADELLADILRKRGKPVVLVANKAEAKGSESGMLDAWRLGLGEPCPVSAEHGGGMLDLRDAIVEAFGEERCFPSKDSAFADAVTNIDIPTSVDEDDEGPEYDETKPLRVAIVGRPNAGKSTLINQFLGQDRLLTGPEAGITRDSIAVDFEWKGRKIKLFDTAGLRRKARVQEKLEKLSVADALRAIRFAEVVVIVFDSTIPFEKQDLQIADLVVREGRAPVIAFNKWDLIDNRQEKLAELREMTDRLLPQIRGIRAVTVAGQTGEGLERLMENIALVHRVWNKRISTAKLNRWLDHTQGHHPPPAVSGRRLKLKYMTQIKARPPGFMISCTRPEAVPESYTRYLINSLRADFEMPGVPLRVVYRSGDNPFAPKDGKARRPSLMPKKSATKGKSGKPGGKRRG; translated from the coding sequence ATGAGCCTCACCCTTGCCATTGTCGGGCGTCCGAATGTCGGCAAATCCACACTGTTCAACCGGCTCGCCGGCCGTAAGCTGGCGCTGGTCGACGACACTCCGGGCGTGACCCGCGACCGCCGGCCGGGCGATGCGCGGCTGGTCGATCTGCGTTTCACCATGATCGACACGGCGGGTCTCGAAGTCTCCGGGCCCGATACGCTTGAAGGCCGCATGCGCGCCCAGACCGAAGCAGCCATTGATGAAGCCGATGGCGCAATGTTCCTGATCGATGCCAAGGCGGGCCTCACTCCTGCCGACGAATTGCTGGCCGATATCCTGCGCAAACGCGGCAAGCCGGTGGTGCTGGTCGCCAACAAGGCCGAGGCCAAGGGCTCCGAATCAGGCATGCTCGATGCCTGGCGGCTGGGGCTTGGTGAGCCTTGCCCGGTCTCCGCCGAGCATGGCGGCGGGATGCTCGATCTGCGTGATGCGATCGTTGAGGCGTTTGGCGAAGAGCGGTGTTTTCCTTCCAAGGACAGCGCCTTTGCCGACGCCGTCACCAATATTGATATTCCCACATCCGTTGATGAGGATGACGAAGGTCCCGAATATGACGAGACCAAGCCGTTGCGCGTCGCCATTGTCGGACGGCCCAATGCCGGCAAGTCGACGCTGATCAACCAGTTTCTCGGACAGGACCGGCTGCTGACCGGTCCCGAGGCCGGTATCACCCGTGATTCCATTGCCGTCGATTTCGAATGGAAGGGGCGCAAGATCAAGCTGTTCGACACAGCTGGTCTGCGCCGCAAGGCCCGCGTTCAGGAAAAGCTCGAGAAGCTCTCGGTTGCCGACGCGCTGCGCGCCATCCGCTTTGCCGAAGTGGTGGTGATCGTGTTCGATTCCACCATCCCCTTTGAAAAACAGGATCTGCAGATCGCTGATCTGGTCGTGCGCGAAGGCCGGGCGCCGGTGATTGCCTTCAACAAGTGGGATCTGATCGACAACCGCCAGGAAAAGCTCGCCGAACTGCGCGAGATGACCGACCGGCTGCTGCCGCAGATCCGCGGCATCCGAGCCGTTACCGTGGCGGGTCAGACCGGCGAGGGGCTCGAACGGCTGATGGAAAACATCGCGCTCGTCCACCGGGTCTGGAACAAGCGCATTTCCACCGCCAAGCTCAACCGCTGGCTGGATCACACCCAGGGCCATCATCCGCCCCCGGCGGTGTCGGGCCGCAGGCTCAAGCTCAAATACATGACCCAGATAAAGGCGCGGCCGCCGGGCTTCATGATTTCCTGCACCCGCCCTGAGGCGGTGCCTGAATCCTACACCCGTTACCTCATCAATTCCCTGCGCGCGGATTTTGAAATGCCGGGCGTGCCCCTGCGCGTGGTCTACCGCAGCGGCGACAATCCATTTGCGCCCAAGGACGGCAAGGCCAGGCGGCCCTCGCTGATGCCGAAAAAATCCGCCACCAAGGGCAAATCCGGAAAGCCGGGCGGAAAGCGCCGCGGCTGA
- a CDS encoding cell wall hydrolase, with product MRQKRRMSASGHSLLGRLSAPVLFGLAAFLSTPTITSHADMTAMLAGGEGSETRWKTNLTASPAGSIQAAEITFTDPILTSSTVSGAGVVLPNGDKIAFQGKIGAMDARPDAERVTRHLKKGRVVTVAPVSPPKDFSAGSVLERQSSLLRPTLDGKQAMAFLKPDIRGKEIEIATAFYTKGEAKRDPQVPAMLASLVTNDNPDILATAYAPAKPDYARQSPFSSILREETRRGRFIPPVTPEDHAWAATALPAHTFSESEQRCLAAGIYFEARGESVEGQAAVAQVILNRVRNPTYPKTICGVVYQNKTWRNRCQFSFACDGIKDRVRSPKHWDMAEEIALATTAGKIWLDQVGSSTHYHATYVNPPWAHRMRRVGKIGLHIFYVTYGGGWS from the coding sequence TTGCGTCAGAAGCGTCGTATGTCCGCCAGCGGCCATTCCCTGCTTGGCCGTCTGTCCGCGCCGGTCCTTTTTGGCCTGGCCGCCTTTTTGTCGACACCGACCATCACATCCCATGCCGACATGACGGCGATGCTTGCCGGCGGCGAAGGATCCGAAACCCGCTGGAAAACCAATCTGACAGCGTCACCCGCGGGATCGATCCAGGCGGCGGAAATCACCTTTACCGATCCGATCCTGACGTCATCCACGGTTTCCGGAGCCGGTGTGGTTCTGCCCAATGGCGACAAGATCGCGTTTCAGGGCAAGATTGGCGCCATGGATGCGCGTCCGGACGCCGAAAGGGTGACCCGCCACCTCAAGAAGGGCCGGGTGGTGACGGTCGCGCCGGTGAGCCCGCCCAAGGATTTTTCTGCAGGAAGCGTTCTCGAACGCCAGTCGAGCCTGTTGCGCCCGACACTCGACGGCAAACAGGCAATGGCCTTCCTCAAGCCCGACATTCGCGGCAAGGAAATCGAGATTGCCACCGCCTTTTACACAAAGGGCGAGGCCAAGCGTGATCCCCAGGTGCCGGCGATGCTGGCCAGCCTGGTCACCAACGACAATCCCGACATTCTGGCCACAGCCTATGCGCCCGCGAAGCCGGACTATGCGCGCCAGTCTCCGTTCAGCTCGATACTGCGCGAAGAAACCCGGCGCGGCCGCTTCATTCCGCCGGTGACCCCTGAGGACCATGCCTGGGCGGCCACGGCGCTTCCTGCGCACACATTCTCCGAATCAGAACAGCGCTGCCTTGCCGCCGGCATCTATTTCGAAGCCCGCGGCGAATCCGTGGAAGGCCAGGCCGCCGTTGCACAGGTGATTCTCAACCGGGTCCGCAATCCGACCTATCCGAAGACGATCTGCGGCGTCGTTTACCAGAACAAGACCTGGCGCAACCGCTGCCAGTTTTCCTTTGCCTGCGATGGAATCAAGGACCGGGTCCGGTCGCCCAAGCACTGGGATATGGCCGAGGAAATCGCGCTGGCGACCACCGCAGGCAAGATCTGGCTTGATCAGGTGGGGTCTTCGACTCACTACCACGCCACCTATGTGAACCCGCCCTGGGCCCACAGAATGCGCCGCGTAGGCAAAATCGGCCTGCATATTTTCTACGTCACATATGGCGGCGGCTGGTCCTGA
- a CDS encoding AtpZ/AtpI family protein, producing the protein MDEKRGSDHPETPGNSDGGETGRSESLEARRQRLDAELLARRKVEVEKAPNQEAAKGFALAIKLSSEFIAGVIVGALLGYLIDRFAGTAPWGMIVFLLLGFCAGVLNVLRSTGAVAQSDGTGRGQSGGRGDEDK; encoded by the coding sequence ATGGATGAAAAGCGCGGGTCCGACCACCCGGAGACCCCGGGTAACAGCGACGGTGGCGAAACCGGCCGATCAGAAAGCCTTGAGGCCCGTAGACAGCGACTGGACGCCGAACTTCTCGCCCGCCGCAAGGTGGAGGTTGAAAAGGCACCAAACCAGGAAGCTGCCAAGGGTTTCGCGCTTGCGATCAAATTGTCGAGCGAGTTCATCGCCGGCGTGATCGTTGGAGCGCTTCTGGGCTATCTGATAGATCGTTTTGCGGGCACAGCGCCCTGGGGCATGATTGTTTTTCTGCTCCTTGGGTTTTGTGCCGGAGTACTCAATGTGTTGCGCTCAACCGGCGCGGTGGCCCAGTCCGATGGGACGGGGCGTGGCCAGTCCGGTGGACGCGGGGACGAAGACAAGTAG
- a CDS encoding F0F1 ATP synthase subunit A, with the protein MANDPISQFQISKIVPIEIGGLDLSFTNSSLFMVATVAVAAGFLFMTTANRGLVPSRLQSISEMSYEFVASMLRDGAGSQGMRFFPMVFSLFMFILVANLLGMFPYFFTVTSHLIVTFALAMLVIGTVIVYGFWKHGLHFLNLFVPSGVPGVLMPLVVMIEVISFLSRPISLSVRLFANMLAGHITLKVFAGFVVSLGSMGALGIGGAILPLIMTVALTALEFLVAFLQAYVFAVLTCMYLNDALHPGH; encoded by the coding sequence GTGGCCAACGATCCGATTAGTCAGTTCCAGATCAGCAAAATCGTGCCTATCGAAATTGGCGGTCTGGACTTGTCCTTCACCAATTCGTCGCTGTTCATGGTGGCGACAGTTGCAGTGGCTGCCGGCTTTTTGTTCATGACCACGGCAAACCGCGGTCTCGTGCCCTCACGGCTTCAGTCGATCTCGGAAATGTCCTACGAATTCGTGGCGTCGATGCTTCGAGACGGGGCGGGGTCGCAAGGCATGCGCTTCTTCCCGATGGTGTTTTCGCTGTTCATGTTCATTCTGGTGGCGAACCTGTTGGGCATGTTCCCCTATTTCTTCACCGTCACCAGCCATCTGATCGTGACCTTCGCTCTTGCGATGCTGGTGATCGGCACAGTCATCGTCTACGGCTTCTGGAAGCACGGCCTGCATTTCCTCAATCTGTTCGTGCCATCCGGCGTGCCCGGCGTGCTTATGCCCCTTGTGGTCATGATCGAGGTTATCTCCTTCCTGTCGCGCCCGATCAGCCTTTCGGTTCGTCTTTTCGCCAACATGCTGGCGGGTCACATCACGCTCAAGGTGTTTGCCGGCTTCGTCGTGTCGCTTGGCAGCATGGGCGCGCTCGGCATCGGCGGCGCCATCCTGCCGCTGATCATGACCGTCGCGCTGACCGCTCTCGAATTCCTCGTTGCCTTCCTTCAGGCCTATGTCTTTGCGGTGCTGACTTGCATGTACCTCAACGACGCCCTGCATCCAGGCCACTAG
- a CDS encoding F0F1 ATP synthase subunit C: protein MEAEAAKYIGAGIACLGMGGAGIGLGNIFGSYLSGALRNPSAADGQFGRLIFGFAVTEALGIFSLLVALLLLFAV, encoded by the coding sequence ATGGAAGCAGAAGCAGCAAAGTACATCGGCGCCGGCATCGCATGCCTCGGCATGGGCGGCGCAGGCATCGGCCTGGGCAACATCTTCGGCAGCTACCTGTCGGGCGCTCTGCGCAATCCTTCGGCAGCTGACGGCCAGTTCGGCCGCCTGATCTTCGGCTTCGCCGTGACCGAAGCGTTGGGCATCTTCTCGCTGCTCGTCGCTCTCCTTCTGCTCTTCGCCGTCTAA
- a CDS encoding F0F1 ATP synthase subunit B, with protein sequence MFVVTPAYAESNPTEGTHSEAGTPGGDAHGGGGVFPPFDQSTFASQLLWLAITFGLFYLLMSRVVVPRIGGILEHRRDRIAQDLDEANRLKEEADAAIAAYEQELAEARKKSSAIAEAAREKAKSAADAERAATEAELSAKMADAEKSIAAIKAKALGDVDTIAQDTATDLVKHLLGGTVTKAEVAAAIRAASGK encoded by the coding sequence ATGTTTGTTGTGACACCGGCTTACGCCGAGTCCAACCCCACCGAAGGGACACATTCGGAAGCCGGGACTCCCGGCGGCGACGCCCATGGTGGCGGCGGCGTGTTCCCGCCCTTCGATCAATCGACGTTCGCCTCGCAGCTTCTGTGGCTGGCGATCACCTTCGGGCTGTTCTACCTGCTGATGTCGCGGGTCGTCGTTCCCCGGATTGGCGGAATTCTCGAGCACCGGCGCGACCGGATCGCTCAGGATCTCGACGAAGCCAATCGCCTGAAGGAAGAAGCCGACGCAGCAATTGCCGCCTATGAGCAGGAATTGGCCGAGGCACGCAAGAAGTCATCGGCAATTGCCGAGGCCGCTCGCGAAAAGGCAAAGTCTGCAGCGGACGCCGAACGGGCCGCAACGGAAGCCGAACTGTCTGCCAAGATGGCTGATGCGGAAAAGAGCATCGCCGCCATCAAGGCCAAGGCGCTCGGTGACGTCGACACGATTGCCCAGGACACCGCCACCGATCTGGTCAAGCACTTGCTCGGCGGAACCGTGACAAAAGCCGAGGTCGCAGCCGCGATCCGTGCTGCGTCCGGCAAGTAA
- a CDS encoding F0F1 ATP synthase subunit B: MDASFWALVGLIIFLGIMAYIKVPAMMGSALDKRADQIRNELEQAKKLREEAQQLLAEYQRKRKEAEAEAAGILSAAEKEAAILRDEAKAKTEEYVSRRTAMAEQKIQQAEADAINEVRAAAVDLAVVAAENLIGKKVDSKASDALFKASLGDLKTRLN, encoded by the coding sequence ATGGACGCTTCATTCTGGGCCCTCGTTGGTCTGATAATCTTCCTGGGCATCATGGCTTACATCAAGGTTCCCGCGATGATGGGCAGTGCGCTGGACAAGCGCGCGGACCAGATCCGCAACGAACTTGAGCAGGCCAAGAAGCTGCGTGAAGAAGCGCAACAGCTGCTTGCCGAATATCAGCGCAAGCGCAAGGAAGCCGAGGCCGAGGCCGCAGGCATTCTGAGCGCCGCGGAGAAGGAAGCTGCAATCCTGCGCGACGAGGCCAAGGCCAAGACCGAAGAATATGTGAGCCGCCGCACAGCAATGGCTGAACAGAAGATCCAGCAGGCCGAGGCCGATGCGATCAACGAGGTTCGGGCCGCTGCCGTCGATCTGGCAGTTGTGGCTGCGGAAAACCTGATCGGCAAGAAAGTCGATTCAAAGGCATCCGACGCGCTTTTCAAAGCATCGCTTGGTGATCTGAAGACACGCCTCAACTGA
- a CDS encoding ribonuclease HII, whose translation MARTPPDSLFPDYPASPDDRFERHFSKDGLLPVAGLDEAGRGPLAGPVVAAAVILDPARIPEGLNDSKALSRKKRETLFDQIIATAMVSIASASPREIDVTDIRKASLTAMRRALIALPVRAGYALIDGRDIPPGLTCPGRALVKGDARSLSIAAASIVAKVMRDRMMMRAAILYPVYGFDSHKGYGSAKHLAAIREHGPCPLHRMSFRPLRAD comes from the coding sequence ATGGCCCGCACCCCGCCCGATTCCCTGTTCCCCGATTACCCGGCATCGCCTGATGACCGTTTCGAACGGCATTTCAGCAAGGACGGCCTTTTGCCGGTTGCCGGTCTGGATGAAGCCGGCCGGGGTCCGCTTGCCGGCCCTGTCGTCGCCGCGGCAGTTATCCTTGATCCGGCCCGGATTCCCGAAGGGCTGAACGATTCCAAGGCGCTCAGCCGGAAGAAGCGGGAAACTCTGTTTGATCAGATCATCGCCACCGCCATGGTCTCCATCGCAAGCGCGTCGCCGCGCGAGATCGATGTCACAGATATCCGCAAGGCGAGCCTCACTGCAATGCGCCGGGCGCTTATCGCGCTTCCGGTCAGGGCCGGTTACGCGCTCATTGACGGGCGGGACATTCCACCAGGCCTCACCTGCCCCGGACGGGCGCTGGTCAAGGGTGACGCGCGATCCTTGTCGATTGCAGCCGCCTCGATCGTTGCCAAGGTGATGCGCGACAGGATGATGATGCGGGCAGCAATCCTGTATCCCGTCTATGGTTTTGACAGCCATAAGGGATACGGCTCCGCAAAGCATCTTGCGGCGATCCGGGAGCATGGCCCTTGCCCGCTGCACCGGATGAGCTTTCGGCCGTTGCGCGCCGATTAA